The following proteins are co-located in the Roseofilum reptotaenium CS-1145 genome:
- a CDS encoding ShlB/FhaC/HecB family hemolysin secretion/activation protein, giving the protein MRSALFISSLSVSTLVFLMAPSWASSPRTPNTLEIGSDPISPEFEFVPEPLEAISAPESFSWSFSPIAPLDDPTLCAAISAPEQIDLSPQCSPLSQNTETPQSTQPIEVNEIRVTGSTIFSQEQLKEIVANYEGKSQTLDQLREAADKITELYLNGGYINSRAILGDQVVDNGVIEIQVIEGRLEDIVVEGAGRLNPSYITSRIRRMAGVPLNSASLENQLRLLKTDPLFESVEASLQPGSGIGQSKLTVRVSLKKPLTVNLFTDNYSPASVGSERIGFRVGYQNLSGLGDRATIGYNRTTNNAKTSRYEFAYRIPINAMDGSLSIQFLPDNNEISNIQLQDLGIRGETQRYEFDYRQPLIRSPRQEFALSLGFSHHRGQTFLGDVPFGFGSGPDDRGRTRSSAIRFGQEYLRRDANGILGVRSQFYLGIDAFGATLNPGSTPDSRFFSWLLSLQRLQRLGDHHLLTIRGDLQLATTSLLPSRQYVIGGGQSVRGYRQNARSGDNGFLISIEDRITIQRDTKGQPTLMVAPFVDLGQVWNSQGNPNVLASENFLMGVGVGLLWEVAPGWNIRLDYGYPLIDLPDRGNNAQDDGFYFSVNVEL; this is encoded by the coding sequence GTGAGGAGTGCCTTATTTATTTCCAGTCTATCTGTGAGTACCTTAGTGTTCCTGATGGCTCCGAGTTGGGCGAGTTCCCCCAGGACTCCTAATACATTGGAAATTGGATCTGACCCCATTTCCCCTGAGTTTGAATTTGTTCCTGAACCCCTAGAGGCGATCTCTGCTCCTGAATCGTTCTCTTGGAGTTTTTCCCCGATTGCTCCTCTAGACGATCCTACCTTGTGTGCTGCGATCTCTGCTCCTGAACAGATAGATCTTTCTCCCCAATGTTCTCCCCTCTCGCAAAATACGGAGACTCCCCAAAGCACTCAACCCATTGAGGTAAACGAAATTCGAGTAACGGGAAGCACGATTTTCAGTCAGGAACAACTGAAGGAAATTGTTGCCAATTATGAGGGTAAGTCCCAAACTTTAGATCAGCTTAGGGAGGCGGCCGATAAAATTACAGAACTCTACTTGAATGGGGGTTATATTAATAGTCGGGCAATTTTAGGCGATCAAGTGGTGGACAATGGCGTTATCGAAATTCAAGTCATTGAAGGCCGTTTAGAAGATATTGTTGTTGAAGGGGCAGGCCGTTTAAATCCAAGTTATATTACCAGTCGGATTCGCAGAATGGCGGGAGTACCGTTAAATAGTGCTTCCTTGGAAAATCAATTAAGACTGCTCAAAACCGATCCTCTTTTTGAGAGTGTAGAAGCAAGTTTGCAACCTGGATCGGGTATTGGTCAGAGCAAATTGACGGTGCGGGTGAGCTTAAAAAAACCGCTGACCGTTAATTTATTTACAGATAACTATTCACCTGCAAGTGTGGGATCGGAGCGGATCGGGTTTCGAGTCGGATATCAAAATTTGAGTGGTTTAGGCGATCGCGCCACCATTGGTTATAACCGTACCACGAACAACGCCAAGACCAGTCGCTATGAGTTTGCCTACCGTATCCCCATCAATGCCATGGATGGATCGTTGAGTATTCAATTTCTACCCGATAATAATGAAATTAGTAATATTCAACTGCAAGATTTGGGAATTCGCGGCGAAACCCAACGCTATGAATTTGACTATCGCCAACCCCTGATCCGCTCTCCCCGTCAAGAGTTCGCCCTCTCTCTCGGATTTTCCCACCATCGCGGGCAAACGTTTTTAGGGGATGTTCCGTTTGGCTTTGGATCGGGACCAGATGATCGCGGAAGAACCCGCAGTAGCGCCATTCGCTTTGGTCAGGAATACTTGCGTCGGGATGCGAACGGAATTTTGGGAGTGCGATCGCAATTTTATCTGGGAATTGATGCCTTTGGCGCAACCCTGAATCCCGGCTCAACTCCCGATAGCCGTTTTTTTAGTTGGCTCCTAAGTTTACAGCGCTTGCAACGGTTAGGAGACCATCATTTACTCACCATTCGAGGAGACCTACAACTGGCCACAACTAGCTTACTTCCTTCACGGCAATATGTGATTGGTGGCGGTCAATCTGTTCGAGGATACCGACAAAATGCCCGTTCTGGAGATAATGGGTTTTTAATCTCCATCGAAGACCGAATTACCATACAACGAGATACCAAAGGTCAACCCACTCTAATGGTTGCTCCTTTTGTCGATCTTGGTCAAGTTTGGAATAGCCAAGGCAATCCTAATGTTTTAGCCTCTGAGAACTTTTTAATGGGTGTGGGAGTCGGATTACTCTGGGAAGTAGCTCCTGGATGGAATATCCGCTTAGATTATGGCTATCCCCTTATCGATCTACCTGACCGAGG
- a CDS encoding Uma2 family endonuclease, which produces MTSTERFTPLPDRTQGPGEDNSILEDYFDLLPDHTQLPCEDGSFVKNFQELPQSILLTESIRPILDQLHPERDYCIGQDSGIYWHLTHPPEKGAESPDWFYVANVPATLDGQMRRSYVLWKELIHPQIALEFVCGNVSEERDRTPLFGKFWVYEQVIKPAYYGIYEVTKSNVEVYHLVNGSYQLLSPNSRGHFVIPEMGVELGIWQGRYQNVDLPWLRWWDREGNLLPTGEEQAQQERERAEQEQQRAEEAEHRATLLAAKLQELGIDPNEIQ; this is translated from the coding sequence ATGACTTCTACAGAACGCTTTACCCCCTTACCCGATCGCACTCAAGGTCCTGGTGAAGATAACTCGATTTTGGAAGACTACTTCGATCTCCTCCCGGATCATACTCAACTGCCTTGTGAGGATGGCTCCTTCGTGAAAAATTTCCAAGAACTCCCCCAAAGCATCTTACTGACGGAATCCATTCGTCCAATTCTTGACCAACTTCATCCAGAACGTGATTATTGCATTGGTCAAGATAGTGGAATTTACTGGCACTTAACCCATCCTCCCGAAAAAGGAGCCGAATCTCCCGATTGGTTTTATGTAGCTAATGTACCCGCTACTCTAGATGGGCAAATGCGTCGCTCCTATGTTCTGTGGAAAGAATTGATTCACCCTCAAATTGCCTTGGAGTTCGTGTGCGGAAATGTTTCAGAAGAACGCGATCGGACTCCTCTTTTCGGTAAATTTTGGGTGTATGAACAAGTCATTAAGCCAGCCTATTATGGAATTTACGAAGTCACAAAGTCCAATGTAGAAGTGTATCATTTAGTGAATGGAAGCTATCAATTACTCTCACCGAACTCACGCGGCCATTTTGTCATTCCGGAAATGGGTGTAGAATTGGGGATTTGGCAAGGGCGGTATCAAAATGTCGATCTACCCTGGTTGCGCTGGTGGGATAGAGAAGGAAATTTATTACCCACTGGAGAAGAGCAGGCACAGCAGGAACGCGAACGAGCCGAGCAGGAGCAACAACGAGCGGAGGAAGCAGAGCATCGAGCAACCCTTCTGGCGGCTAAACTCCAGGAATTAGGCATTGATCCCAATGAAATTCAATAG
- a CDS encoding FAD-binding domain-containing protein, with amino-acid sequence MSNLVLFWHRRDLRVRDNLGLSYAQSRANLLVGCFCFDPQILHRDDISPIRLHYLLGCLQELQQHYQHLKHPFLLLQGQPEQVIPDVARDLGAIAVVWNRDVEPYSQLRDRRVTEGLNERGIEVKTVWDQLLVAPEAIHTQAGNPYTVYTPFWKNWQGQKKLNPVSDLQPGEGLTQSQKKALDRVEVIDFPSLKDWGYSEPEKLFITPGERAAQRQLEEFADRSLETYEQQRNTPSIDGTSKLSAALKLGAIGIRRIWQTTQEAIGKAASDRTLKNIQTWQQELAWREFYQHVLYHFPELADGPYRSPFKCFPWDNNPQQFQAWCEGKTGYPIVDAAMRQLNTTGWMHNRCRMIVASFLTKDLIINWQWGEQYFMQHLIDGDLAANNGGWQWSASSGMDAKPLRIFNPATQAQKFDPEAQYIRQWLPELKSVQTKDLVTGNIPPLVRQACNYPLPIVNHNQQQREFKQRYQQVKENLSSRVEL; translated from the coding sequence ATGTCGAATCTGGTTCTATTTTGGCATCGACGCGATTTAAGGGTTAGGGATAATTTAGGGTTAAGCTATGCCCAATCCAGAGCGAATCTTTTAGTGGGTTGTTTTTGCTTCGATCCACAAATTTTGCATAGGGATGATATTTCACCGATCCGCCTACATTATCTTTTAGGCTGTTTACAAGAGTTACAACAGCACTATCAACACCTTAAGCATCCGTTTCTGTTATTGCAAGGTCAACCGGAGCAGGTAATTCCTGATGTTGCTCGGGATTTAGGGGCGATCGCGGTGGTTTGGAATCGGGATGTGGAACCCTATAGTCAACTGCGCGATCGCCGAGTGACTGAAGGCTTAAACGAAAGAGGAATTGAGGTTAAAACAGTTTGGGATCAGCTTTTAGTGGCTCCAGAAGCGATTCACACACAAGCGGGAAATCCCTATACGGTTTATACTCCATTTTGGAAGAACTGGCAAGGACAAAAAAAGCTCAATCCAGTCTCCGATTTACAACCGGGAGAAGGGTTAACTCAATCCCAGAAAAAAGCGTTAGATCGGGTGGAGGTTATTGATTTTCCGAGTTTGAAAGATTGGGGATATTCCGAGCCAGAGAAGTTATTCATTACACCAGGAGAGCGTGCGGCTCAACGGCAATTGGAAGAATTTGCCGATCGCTCCCTGGAAACCTACGAGCAGCAACGCAATACTCCCAGTATAGACGGCACATCGAAGCTCAGTGCTGCCTTAAAATTGGGAGCGATCGGCATTCGCAGGATATGGCAAACGACTCAAGAGGCGATCGGCAAAGCTGCCAGCGATCGAACCCTTAAAAACATCCAAACTTGGCAACAAGAACTAGCCTGGCGAGAATTTTACCAGCATGTACTCTACCACTTTCCCGAACTCGCTGATGGGCCGTATCGATCGCCATTTAAATGCTTTCCTTGGGATAATAACCCCCAACAGTTCCAAGCTTGGTGTGAAGGAAAAACCGGCTATCCCATCGTCGATGCCGCCATGCGTCAACTGAACACAACTGGATGGATGCATAACCGGTGTCGGATGATTGTTGCCAGCTTTTTAACCAAGGATTTAATCATTAATTGGCAATGGGGAGAACAGTATTTTATGCAGCATCTCATCGATGGAGATTTAGCCGCCAATAACGGGGGATGGCAATGGAGCGCATCGAGTGGTATGGATGCCAAACCCTTACGAATTTTTAATCCTGCCACTCAAGCACAAAAGTTCGATCCAGAAGCCCAGTATATCCGCCAATGGTTACCGGAACTAAAGTCAGTTCAAACCAAAGATTTAGTAACGGGGAATATTCCCCCTTTAGTCCGTCAAGCTTGCAATTATCCCTTACCCATTGTCAACCACAATCAACAACAACGGGAATTTAAACAACGTTATCAACAAGTGAAAGAAAATTTATCGTCACGTGTTGAACTTTAG
- a CDS encoding YihY/virulence factor BrkB family protein, which translates to MKLYAIWRLLKETFVQWRQDRVPILAAALAYYMVFSLAPTLIIAVAVASFAIGKEAAQEQLAIQLQQFIGSEAAQSIQTLIRERYQPQSGLMATVVAIATLFFGATTVFAQLKVALNIIWGVTPKPERGFLNFLMARVLSVLMIIAIGFLLLVSLVFSSVLAGVSEWLDQWMDTPANVWRSTELLVSFIVVTLLFGAIYKILPDAKVSWADVWVGSTLTSILFTLGKWGISLYLGHSSVKSFYGAAGSFVVLLLWIFFTAQILLIGAEFTQVWANRYGTTIRPRRHAIHTGEGSWSHSKTFHSPSEPLEQQRKKRKRIVQLKKFIRRVEHSLHHQDDQV; encoded by the coding sequence GTGAAACTCTACGCAATCTGGAGATTACTCAAAGAAACCTTTGTGCAATGGCGGCAAGACCGGGTTCCCATCCTGGCAGCAGCCCTAGCCTATTATATGGTGTTTTCTTTAGCTCCCACGCTGATTATTGCTGTTGCCGTAGCCAGCTTTGCGATCGGCAAAGAAGCCGCACAAGAACAACTGGCGATTCAACTGCAACAGTTTATTGGGTCAGAAGCCGCTCAATCTATTCAAACCTTGATTCGCGAACGCTATCAACCCCAGTCGGGTCTGATGGCGACTGTCGTGGCGATCGCTACTTTGTTTTTTGGCGCAACTACGGTCTTTGCTCAACTCAAAGTCGCCCTCAATATTATTTGGGGCGTTACCCCCAAACCTGAACGCGGCTTCTTGAATTTTCTCATGGCTAGAGTTCTATCCGTTTTAATGATCATCGCGATCGGGTTTCTCCTGCTCGTCTCCCTCGTCTTTAGTTCCGTTCTAGCTGGCGTGAGTGAATGGCTGGATCAATGGATGGATACCCCCGCTAATGTTTGGCGATCGACTGAACTTTTGGTTTCTTTTATTGTTGTTACTCTTCTGTTTGGAGCCATTTATAAAATCTTGCCCGATGCCAAAGTTTCTTGGGCCGATGTTTGGGTGGGTTCTACCCTAACCTCTATCCTCTTTACCCTAGGGAAATGGGGAATTAGTTTATACTTGGGACACAGTAGCGTCAAATCCTTTTATGGAGCTGCTGGCTCATTTGTGGTTTTACTATTATGGATCTTTTTTACTGCGCAAATCTTACTCATTGGTGCAGAATTTACTCAAGTTTGGGCGAACCGCTATGGCACAACGATTCGTCCTCGTCGTCATGCTATCCATACTGGTGAAGGATCTTGGAGTCATTCCAAAACGTTCCACTCACCGTCTGAACCCTTAGAGCAACAACGGAAAAAACGCAAGAGAATTGTTCAACTGAAAAAATTTATCCGTCGAGTTGAACACTCTCTGCATCATCAGGACGATCAAGTATAA
- a CDS encoding glycoside hydrolase family 10 protein produces MRAIIKRPWQWVSLSLIITVLIMGLQAVKPIQANPPKAIDEIRGVWLTNVSSAVLYSPWGIDRAIAQLSQLNFNTIYPVAWNRGVTFYPSDTAKETIGRQQDVLLNTIRFRQDTLEEIITLGHEQGMRVIPWFEYGFMAPKNSLLAKRHPSWLAQSRDGQALNYHGKYGLDWLNPLHPEVQQLLIDLIVEVVTRYDVDGIQLDDHFSLPVELGYDPFTLWLYQQEHNGEIPPENYQNEAWMRWRANKLTDVVKRIHDRVKEIKPDCIVSLSPNPRAFAYRNYLQDWQTWVEAGLIDELVIQVYRSGMDSFLRDLPDPVIPKLQQKIPVAIGISTGTVRTPIPLNLIEQQVNAVRDRALDGFSFFYWESLWGYIAPESPQVRRRGLQEIIAKTE; encoded by the coding sequence ATGAGAGCAATAATTAAAAGACCATGGCAATGGGTGAGCTTGTCCCTAATCATCACGGTCTTGATTATGGGGTTGCAAGCTGTCAAACCAATACAGGCGAACCCTCCAAAAGCGATCGATGAAATTCGAGGCGTTTGGTTAACGAATGTCAGTAGTGCCGTTTTGTATAGTCCTTGGGGCATCGATCGGGCGATCGCCCAACTATCCCAACTCAATTTTAACACGATTTATCCGGTGGCCTGGAACCGAGGCGTAACGTTTTACCCCAGCGATACGGCCAAAGAAACGATTGGTCGCCAGCAAGATGTATTGCTCAATACCATCCGTTTTCGTCAGGATACCCTAGAAGAAATCATTACTCTGGGTCATGAGCAGGGAATGCGAGTAATTCCCTGGTTTGAGTATGGGTTTATGGCTCCCAAAAATTCTTTGTTGGCGAAACGCCATCCCAGTTGGTTAGCCCAAAGTCGGGATGGGCAAGCTTTGAATTACCATGGTAAATATGGTTTAGATTGGCTTAATCCTCTGCATCCAGAAGTCCAACAATTGTTGATCGATCTGATTGTAGAAGTCGTGACCCGTTATGATGTGGATGGCATCCAACTTGATGACCATTTTAGTTTACCGGTGGAATTAGGATACGATCCTTTTACCCTGTGGCTTTATCAACAGGAACATAACGGAGAGATTCCGCCAGAAAATTATCAAAATGAGGCATGGATGCGTTGGAGAGCCAATAAACTGACTGACGTGGTTAAGCGGATTCATGACCGGGTTAAAGAAATTAAGCCCGATTGTATTGTGTCCCTATCGCCTAATCCCCGCGCATTTGCGTATCGCAATTATCTACAAGATTGGCAAACTTGGGTCGAGGCGGGTTTAATTGATGAGTTGGTGATCCAAGTGTATCGGAGTGGGATGGACAGTTTTCTGCGAGATTTACCCGATCCGGTAATTCCGAAGTTACAGCAGAAGATTCCAGTGGCGATCGGTATTTCTACTGGAACAGTGAGAACACCTATCCCCTTAAATTTAATAGAACAACAAGTCAATGCAGTTCGCGATCGCGCTTTGGATGGCTTTTCATTCTTTTATTGGGAAAGTTTGTGGGGATATATTGCCCCAGAATCTCCCCAAGTTCGCCGTCGAGGACTCCAGGAGATTATTGCCAAAACTGAGTAA